Proteins encoded in a region of the Halioglobus maricola genome:
- a CDS encoding putative bifunctional diguanylate cyclase/phosphodiesterase: MASRGNMIGLVELADAETLLNRHGRASFSELQEVFIKRLQGWIRSKDELKILEDGRFCVELKGVGSRGELELATAKLQRIFQEPHYQFGRPVNLEFTAGFTQVSAGEANRENAMREAGLALRQARSSSRPFDLYQPQEEMDPDAERKLVRKLENALEVGDLQLHYQPKVHAQYHSLVGAEALLRWHTRDALIGPNKFIQIAERHDVITHITWFAIKSATARLARWPGDLSIAVNVAPNLLLNDQIVSVVHDALDIYGVKPGRLTIEVTERVMIDDPQVMLQQLSRLRELGVKISLDDFGTGFSSLSYFRDLPVDEIKIDKSFVSSMLDSKKDLAIVKAVIDLAHNFSMRVVAEGVESMEIAQRLSDLGCDVLQGYVFDKPLPVQVFELDYGISKESSSKSRARPSSQLN; this comes from the coding sequence ATGGCCTCACGTGGCAACATGATCGGCCTGGTAGAACTGGCAGACGCTGAGACACTGCTGAACCGCCACGGGCGCGCCTCTTTCAGCGAACTGCAGGAAGTTTTCATCAAGCGACTCCAAGGCTGGATTCGCTCCAAAGACGAACTGAAAATACTCGAGGACGGCCGTTTCTGCGTCGAACTGAAGGGTGTTGGCAGCCGCGGCGAACTCGAACTTGCCACCGCCAAACTACAGCGTATTTTTCAGGAACCGCACTACCAGTTCGGCCGCCCGGTTAATCTCGAATTCACCGCCGGCTTCACCCAGGTGTCAGCGGGTGAGGCCAATCGTGAAAACGCAATGCGCGAAGCAGGCCTGGCTCTGCGCCAGGCTCGCAGCAGTTCCCGCCCGTTCGATCTCTACCAACCGCAAGAGGAGATGGACCCGGACGCCGAGCGCAAACTGGTCCGCAAACTGGAAAACGCCCTCGAAGTAGGCGACTTGCAACTGCACTATCAGCCCAAGGTTCACGCTCAGTATCACTCACTGGTGGGGGCCGAGGCACTGCTTCGCTGGCACACCCGCGACGCGCTGATCGGCCCTAACAAGTTCATTCAGATCGCCGAACGACACGATGTCATCACCCACATTACCTGGTTCGCCATCAAGTCGGCGACGGCCCGTCTGGCGCGCTGGCCGGGAGACCTGAGTATCGCCGTCAACGTCGCGCCAAACCTGCTTCTGAACGACCAGATCGTTTCTGTCGTGCACGACGCGCTCGATATCTACGGGGTCAAACCCGGCAGGCTCACCATCGAGGTGACCGAGCGCGTTATGATCGACGACCCCCAGGTGATGCTGCAGCAGCTGAGTCGCCTGCGTGAGTTGGGTGTAAAAATCTCGCTGGACGACTTCGGTACCGGATTTTCCTCACTATCATATTTCCGCGACCTGCCAGTCGATGAAATCAAGATCGACAAAAGCTTCGTCAGCTCGATGCTGGACTCCAAAAAAGATCTCGCCATCGTGAAAGCCGTGATCGACCTTGCGCACAACTTCTCCATGCGCGTTGTCGCAGAGGGTGTGGAGTCGATGGAGATTGCCCAGCGTCTGTCGGACCTGGGCTGCGACGTGCTGCAAGGCTATGTCTTCGACAAGCCATTACCGGTTCAGGTATTCGAGCTGGATTACGGCATCAGCAAAGAGTCTTCGAGCAAATCGAGAGCACGACCCTCCTCGCAATTGAATTGA
- a CDS encoding DUF4381 domain-containing protein → MSLPPLPDIFGNYVLGDDFHEVVSPEAVNWWPQTPGWYAVGAVILVLLGRYSWRRIRYWYRNRYRKEARLQLQSLPQAGNHAREINQILKRAALAAYSRTDVASLSGQEWINFLNSRCSEPAFDATQCQCLAEGIYAEDALDKNDRSALIEASVRWLSAHRNRFGD, encoded by the coding sequence GTGAGTCTGCCTCCGCTACCGGACATCTTCGGCAACTACGTTCTGGGCGACGATTTCCATGAAGTCGTTTCACCGGAGGCCGTCAACTGGTGGCCGCAGACCCCGGGTTGGTATGCTGTGGGGGCGGTTATTCTGGTCTTACTGGGGCGATACAGCTGGCGCCGAATTCGCTACTGGTACCGCAATCGATACCGCAAAGAGGCCCGCCTGCAACTTCAGAGTCTGCCGCAAGCCGGCAATCATGCGAGGGAGATCAACCAGATACTGAAGCGCGCAGCGCTGGCGGCGTATTCGCGCACGGACGTGGCAAGCCTGTCGGGACAGGAGTGGATCAACTTCCTCAATAGCCGCTGTTCAGAGCCTGCCTTCGACGCGACCCAATGCCAGTGCCTGGCAGAGGGTATTTACGCCGAAGATGCCCTCGACAAAAACGACCGCAGCGCCCTGATCGAGGCCAGCGTGCGCTGGCTCAGTGCGCACAGGAATCGTTTCGGTGATTGA
- a CDS encoding HD-GYP domain-containing protein: MRLVKMPAMSLQPGMFVAELDRPWLETPFSLQGFVIQNTSEVLYVSKYVEHVFVDAEYSGRPVFLNLALEPTAGEGKKRLEIKEDLAHARICFDNAANTLDKVYESLRSGRTGDIETVQESITPLIESVFNNKEAVAALLRLRESDDYRYQHGISMAVWAAILGRQIGLHRDELETLALGCAMCDVGMTQLPADLLSQPQALSDQQLRIIHAHPKMGAELVAKNSDVSIEVLAIVENHHERVDGSGYPRGMEGSSIPVLARIAGLVDAYDAMITPRPYAPARTSHEAIQELMDGKGTLFQESLVEQFIQAIGLFPTGTLVELNSGEVGIVTRQNDTRRLKPEIIIVLDEEQKERDPCIVDLSLQDTGSERWITRELLPGSYGLDSEEYFI; this comes from the coding sequence ATGCGTCTTGTAAAGATGCCAGCCATGAGTTTACAGCCCGGTATGTTCGTAGCCGAGCTGGATCGCCCGTGGCTGGAGACGCCATTTTCACTGCAGGGCTTTGTCATCCAGAACACTTCCGAAGTGCTCTACGTCTCTAAATACGTCGAGCACGTCTTCGTCGATGCCGAGTATAGCGGCCGGCCCGTTTTCCTCAATCTGGCACTGGAACCTACCGCAGGCGAGGGCAAGAAGCGCCTCGAGATCAAAGAGGACCTCGCCCACGCCAGAATCTGTTTCGACAACGCGGCCAATACACTGGATAAGGTCTACGAGTCTCTGCGCAGTGGGCGCACTGGAGACATAGAGACGGTACAGGAATCCATCACCCCGCTCATCGAGAGCGTGTTCAACAACAAGGAAGCCGTTGCCGCCCTGCTACGCTTGCGCGAGAGCGACGACTACCGCTACCAACACGGTATTTCCATGGCCGTGTGGGCCGCAATTCTGGGCAGGCAAATCGGCCTGCACAGGGACGAACTGGAAACTCTTGCTCTGGGTTGTGCCATGTGTGATGTGGGCATGACCCAATTACCGGCAGACCTGCTGAGCCAGCCCCAGGCACTCAGCGATCAACAACTGCGTATCATCCACGCCCACCCCAAGATGGGCGCGGAACTGGTGGCAAAAAACAGCGATGTGAGCATTGAGGTCCTGGCGATCGTCGAGAACCATCACGAGCGGGTGGATGGCTCCGGCTACCCACGCGGCATGGAGGGCTCCTCAATACCGGTACTGGCACGCATCGCCGGCTTGGTCGATGCCTACGACGCCATGATCACACCCCGTCCCTATGCTCCTGCCCGCACATCCCACGAAGCGATCCAGGAACTCATGGACGGCAAGGGCACCCTGTTCCAGGAATCTCTGGTAGAACAATTTATCCAGGCCATCGGCCTGTTTCCCACAGGAACACTGGTAGAACTGAATTCCGGCGAGGTAGGTATAGTCACACGCCAGAACGACACCCGCAGGCTTAAGCCAGAAATTATTATCGTACTCGATGAAGAGCAAAAAGAGCGCGACCCCTGCATCGTCGACCTGAGCCTGCAGGACACGGGCTCAGAGCGCTGGATAACCCGCGAACTCCTGCCGGGCAGCTATGGCCTGGACAGTGAGGAATACTTTATCTAA
- a CDS encoding DUF58 domain-containing protein, which produces MTEEEGIYTSLQSLVRLRYTAGGFSYLPKQPVRSLLAGRKRSKLRGRGLDFDELRHYRPGDDIRTMDWRVTNRTGKPHVRVYTEERDRPVIVVVDQRLPMFFGSELKMKSVVAAEVAAMTAWRVLGVGDRIGAILFNDERILDVRPSRSEKKVMAWLGDLETMNRQLSVNSGTIARPEALAEALDATQRMISHDYLVILVSDFFGWDERSLQGIRRIGEHNDIICTMVYDPLERDISSADQLVVSDGRYQLEIDPVREDLGQRFEASVESSYANVQAELLRHQIPVIPVHTSDSTAAQLRKQLGGQRVLQ; this is translated from the coding sequence GTGACTGAAGAAGAAGGCATTTATACCAGCCTGCAATCTCTGGTTCGCCTGCGTTACACCGCCGGTGGTTTCAGCTATTTGCCGAAACAGCCGGTGCGCTCACTGCTCGCTGGCCGCAAGCGCAGCAAGCTGCGCGGGCGCGGCCTGGATTTCGATGAGCTGCGCCACTACCGGCCAGGAGACGACATCCGCACCATGGACTGGCGGGTTACCAACCGCACTGGCAAGCCCCATGTGCGGGTGTACACCGAGGAGCGGGATCGGCCAGTGATCGTCGTTGTCGACCAGCGCCTGCCGATGTTTTTCGGCAGCGAATTGAAGATGAAATCCGTGGTCGCCGCAGAGGTCGCGGCAATGACCGCGTGGCGCGTACTCGGCGTCGGCGATCGCATCGGCGCCATCCTGTTCAATGACGAACGCATTCTGGACGTACGGCCTTCGCGCAGTGAGAAAAAAGTCATGGCCTGGCTTGGCGACCTGGAGACCATGAACCGACAGCTGTCGGTCAACTCAGGCACCATAGCCCGCCCAGAAGCACTGGCCGAAGCCCTCGATGCCACCCAGCGCATGATCAGCCACGACTACCTGGTGATTCTCGTTTCTGACTTTTTTGGCTGGGACGAACGAAGCCTGCAGGGCATCCGTCGCATCGGCGAACACAATGACATCATCTGCACCATGGTGTACGACCCTCTGGAAAGAGACATTTCCAGCGCAGACCAGCTGGTCGTGAGCGACGGCCGTTACCAACTGGAGATCGACCCGGTTCGCGAGGATCTGGGCCAGCGCTTTGAAGCCAGTGTCGAGAGCTCGTACGCCAATGTGCAGGCCGAACTCCTGCGCCACCAGATTCCTGTCATCCCCGTTCATACCAGCGACTCCACCGCGGCCCAACTGCGCAAACAGCTGGGCGGCCAGCGGGTGCTGCAGTGA
- a CDS encoding vWA domain-containing protein: protein MIELALPWALALLPLPILMRFMPAYKESRDSVKVPFFDKLVELSEQRPEEGARILRRSRIQKILVTTTWLCLVLAAAKPQWIGAPIEQQKSGRDLMVAVDLSGSMEARDFSLPDGTTLNRLEAVKRVLDELARQRASDRLGLIVFGAAAYLQTPFTDDHEVWRQLLGETEIGMAGPSTVFGDAIGLAIKLFRENASDNRVLILLTDGNDTGSTVPPIDAAKVAAANEIRIYTIAIGDPATVGEDALDMQTIERVSELTGGASFQALDQDQMHAAYETIASMEPELYESVSFRPKQSLHWVPVAAAVVLFLCYHLFMALWTWRQGRQSRAT, encoded by the coding sequence GTGATTGAACTCGCGTTGCCTTGGGCGCTGGCACTGCTCCCCCTGCCCATCTTGATGCGCTTCATGCCGGCCTACAAGGAAAGCCGCGACTCGGTAAAAGTGCCATTTTTTGACAAGCTGGTTGAGCTCAGTGAGCAGCGCCCGGAAGAAGGCGCGCGCATCCTTCGTCGTAGTCGTATTCAGAAAATTCTTGTCACCACCACCTGGCTCTGCCTGGTACTGGCAGCTGCCAAGCCCCAGTGGATAGGCGCACCCATTGAACAGCAGAAGTCAGGCCGCGACCTGATGGTTGCTGTGGACCTCTCAGGCTCAATGGAGGCGAGAGACTTCTCTCTTCCCGACGGCACCACACTCAATCGGCTGGAAGCGGTCAAGCGAGTGTTGGACGAACTGGCACGTCAGCGCGCTTCGGACCGCCTTGGCCTGATCGTGTTCGGCGCTGCCGCGTACCTGCAAACCCCTTTTACTGATGATCATGAAGTCTGGCGTCAGCTTCTGGGAGAAACCGAAATTGGTATGGCAGGCCCCAGCACCGTATTCGGCGACGCCATCGGCCTCGCGATCAAACTGTTCAGGGAAAATGCGTCAGACAATCGTGTACTGATTCTGCTCACCGATGGCAATGACACTGGCAGTACAGTCCCGCCCATTGACGCAGCCAAGGTCGCCGCCGCCAACGAGATAAGAATCTACACTATCGCCATCGGCGACCCAGCCACCGTGGGCGAAGACGCTCTGGATATGCAGACCATCGAACGCGTTAGCGAATTGACCGGGGGCGCGAGTTTCCAGGCCCTTGATCAGGATCAGATGCACGCTGCCTACGAGACAATTGCAAGCATGGAGCCCGAACTCTACGAGAGCGTCTCCTTCCGCCCAAAGCAGAGCCTGCACTGGGTTCCGGTGGCGGCCGCGGTCGTGCTGTTCCTCTGCTACCACCTGTTTATGGCGTTGTGGACCTGGCGCCAGGGGAGGCAAAGCCGTGCTACCTGA
- a CDS encoding HNH endonuclease, with translation MQTILRLNIAGQPRGWISAQEAVSAYAKGDVIWGIGDPLPPVFGGVQRLTGIRSRIDLQPIIALQGRVVQNFCPPLCNRTLFRRDGHRCLYCGQQYTRGELTRDHVKPTSRGGRDRWENVVAACRRCNWQKDNLTPEEANMPLLAVPFRPNPFEWHYLAKDRILADQMEYLSKQFSAQRDWAH, from the coding sequence ATGCAAACGATTCTGCGACTGAACATTGCGGGCCAGCCCCGTGGCTGGATCAGCGCACAAGAGGCAGTTTCTGCCTACGCCAAAGGCGATGTCATATGGGGCATCGGGGACCCTCTTCCCCCCGTTTTTGGTGGTGTACAAAGGCTCACCGGTATCCGCTCAAGAATAGACCTGCAACCCATCATTGCCCTGCAGGGCAGGGTCGTCCAGAATTTTTGCCCTCCTCTTTGTAACCGCACGCTGTTTCGCCGTGACGGTCATCGCTGTCTGTACTGCGGCCAGCAATATACACGTGGCGAACTCACGCGCGACCATGTCAAGCCCACATCGCGTGGCGGCCGGGATCGCTGGGAAAATGTGGTGGCTGCATGCCGTCGCTGCAACTGGCAGAAGGACAATCTGACGCCGGAAGAAGCGAACATGCCCTTACTGGCGGTACCGTTTCGCCCCAATCCCTTCGAGTGGCACTATCTGGCCAAGGATCGCATCCTCGCCGACCAGATGGAGTATCTCTCAAAACAGTTCAGCGCCCAGCGCGACTGGGCCCACTAG
- a CDS encoding AAA family ATPase, producing MSQENLSAIHSMMEQMARSVIGQDQVVRTLTLALLCNGNVLLEGLPGTAKTRSIKTLSSVLEANLGRIQFTPDLLPSDVTGNEVYQDNQGVSELIFQQGPIFNELVLADEINRAPAKVQAALLEAMEERQVTVAGKTYKLPALFMVLATQNPIEQEGTYPLPEAQMDRFLMKISVDYPTSDAELAIVRMLQAEEAAAGAELTAISQDHIFAARDTIGAMKIAEPVERYLVDLVMATRQPEAYCEKLASWVDTGSSPRATIALHRTARASAWLDGRDHVTPDDVQSVAHAVLRHRLILSYEALADRVSADDVIDEIIAQVAVG from the coding sequence TTGTCCCAGGAAAATCTCAGCGCAATACATTCGATGATGGAACAAATGGCTCGTTCGGTTATCGGTCAGGATCAGGTAGTGCGAACGCTGACCCTGGCTCTGCTGTGTAATGGCAATGTCCTGCTAGAGGGCCTGCCGGGAACGGCCAAGACCCGCTCGATCAAAACACTCTCCAGCGTGCTGGAAGCAAATCTTGGTCGCATCCAGTTCACTCCCGACCTGCTCCCCTCAGACGTCACGGGAAACGAGGTATATCAGGACAATCAAGGGGTATCTGAACTGATCTTCCAGCAGGGGCCTATCTTCAACGAACTGGTCCTGGCTGATGAAATCAACCGCGCACCCGCCAAAGTGCAGGCCGCCTTGCTGGAAGCGATGGAAGAGCGCCAGGTTACCGTGGCGGGAAAAACCTACAAACTACCTGCCCTGTTTATGGTCCTGGCCACACAAAATCCGATTGAACAGGAGGGTACATACCCTCTGCCGGAAGCACAGATGGACCGCTTCCTGATGAAAATATCTGTCGACTACCCCACCAGCGACGCAGAGCTCGCTATTGTGCGCATGTTACAGGCGGAAGAAGCCGCCGCCGGTGCCGAACTAACGGCCATCTCGCAAGACCATATCTTCGCGGCGCGAGACACCATAGGCGCTATGAAAATAGCCGAACCGGTGGAGCGGTATCTGGTCGATCTGGTCATGGCCACTCGTCAGCCGGAAGCCTACTGCGAGAAACTCGCGTCATGGGTGGACACTGGTTCCAGCCCCCGAGCAACCATTGCCCTGCATCGCACCGCGCGTGCCAGCGCCTGGCTGGATGGCCGCGATCATGTCACCCCTGACGACGTCCAATCGGTCGCACACGCGGTGCTGCGCCACCGCCTGATTCTCAGTTACGAGGCCCTCGCCGACCGCGTGAGCGCCGATGATGTCATCGACGAAATCATTGCCCAGGTGGCCGTGGGCTGA
- a CDS encoding vWA domain-containing protein — MLPDLEHFHLLRPWWLLIIVAWMVLAAVMRTRKDQGDMFSGIIAPHLLSHLRLEKNDSRWINPSSFGLVFALTTAIVLAGPSWRQQPSPLSEDESALVLLLDASSSMNQRDIQPSRVARARHKASDLLALRPDKRSAVIAYAGSAHTVLTLTADQDVLNQYLEAIKPEMMPRRGKFPEYALPLVDDILRDTNSPATVVLLSDGLGADSQAAFSEYFATRPHQLIVLGIGSSLDSDGAVPLDKRALDNLADDAGGHYFDLTIDDSDVRAIERRIESHYVVIDDDALPWLDSGYPLVFVALALFLMWFRKGWTLSWSWLLLPLILAGQPQPANAETAPPEEEATVEAQGFALGQWFADLWLTPDQQGRLLLQFGDYRASARHFDNPMWKGIASYYNEDFMQAAEYFSRSDSDDALFNEANARSHARDFLRAVKRYDRLLARNPDYPGAQANRDKVQSIIDDINRMSESQQGEEGSSEEREMGGDDAVPAEGAEKLSFEQVELKQYSAEEILGSEATRDMWLKGVQKDPSNFLAAKFNMQLQQREQPK; from the coding sequence GTGCTACCTGATCTCGAGCATTTTCACCTGCTCAGACCCTGGTGGCTGCTGATAATAGTGGCCTGGATGGTGTTGGCTGCAGTGATGCGTACGCGCAAGGACCAGGGCGACATGTTTAGTGGCATCATCGCGCCCCATCTACTGTCTCACCTGCGCCTGGAGAAAAACGATTCACGCTGGATCAACCCCTCCAGTTTCGGTCTCGTATTTGCTCTCACTACCGCCATCGTGCTGGCCGGCCCCAGTTGGCGCCAGCAGCCCTCGCCTCTATCAGAAGACGAATCAGCTCTGGTGCTATTGCTGGATGCTTCCTCATCTATGAACCAGAGGGACATCCAGCCATCCCGGGTCGCTCGAGCACGCCACAAGGCCTCCGACTTACTGGCGCTGCGACCGGACAAGCGCTCGGCAGTCATCGCCTATGCCGGTTCCGCCCACACCGTGCTCACACTGACTGCAGACCAGGATGTGCTGAATCAGTACCTCGAAGCCATCAAACCCGAGATGATGCCTCGGCGAGGCAAATTTCCCGAGTACGCCCTGCCGCTGGTAGACGATATCCTGCGTGACACCAATTCACCGGCTACCGTTGTGCTGCTCAGCGATGGTCTCGGCGCCGATTCCCAGGCCGCCTTCAGCGAGTACTTTGCTACCCGGCCACACCAGCTCATCGTGCTGGGAATTGGCAGCAGTCTGGACAGTGATGGCGCTGTGCCTCTCGACAAGCGCGCCCTGGACAATCTTGCAGACGACGCCGGTGGTCACTACTTCGACCTGACCATCGATGACAGCGACGTGCGCGCCATCGAACGCCGCATTGAATCTCACTACGTGGTCATTGACGACGATGCCCTGCCCTGGCTGGACAGCGGCTACCCCCTGGTTTTCGTCGCTCTGGCGCTGTTCCTGATGTGGTTCCGCAAGGGCTGGACCCTGAGCTGGAGTTGGTTGTTGCTGCCGCTAATACTTGCCGGACAGCCACAACCAGCAAACGCAGAAACCGCGCCTCCCGAAGAGGAGGCCACTGTCGAAGCACAGGGTTTCGCACTGGGCCAATGGTTTGCCGACCTGTGGCTCACGCCCGATCAGCAAGGCCGCTTGTTATTACAGTTTGGCGACTACCGCGCCTCAGCACGACACTTCGACAACCCCATGTGGAAAGGCATCGCCTCCTACTACAACGAAGACTTCATGCAGGCGGCAGAGTACTTCTCCCGCTCCGACAGCGACGATGCACTGTTCAACGAGGCGAATGCTCGCTCCCACGCCCGCGACTTCCTGCGCGCCGTAAAGCGCTACGATCGTCTGCTGGCCCGAAACCCGGACTACCCGGGCGCCCAGGCGAACCGCGACAAGGTGCAAAGCATCATCGACGACATCAACCGCATGAGTGAGTCCCAACAGGGCGAAGAAGGCAGCTCTGAAGAACGGGAAATGGGTGGTGATGACGCCGTTCCCGCCGAAGGCGCAGAGAAGCTCAGCTTTGAGCAGGTGGAGCTCAAGCAGTACTCCGCCGAGGAAATTCTGGGCAGCGAAGCCACCCGTGATATGTGGCTAAAGGGGGTGCAGAAAGATCCCTCCAATTTCCTCGCAGCGAAGTTCAACATGCAGCTACAACAGCGGGAGCAACCCAAGTGA